The stretch of DNA TCATTGGTTCTAAGTGTTGTTTGTAACGCTTTTCCATTAACGCAATTAATCCGCATAGCAACAATGACATGACCCACGGGCCAATCATCTCTGCAAACCAAGAGCCGCTAAACTGTGCATATCGGCTCAACCAATAGTGACTCAAAGCGGCGCCAAGGGCAGCCACTTGCGCGACAGCGAGATCAATAAAGATGATCTGGCGCTTGAGGACTTGCTCCCCAAGCACAATGTTGCCGACTAATGCAATTAATCCACACAATACCGCAGATGCCAACCAACCATATTCATTCAACATTATGATCTCGTTGATGTGTCTGGGTTAACGAGCGTTCTAAGCAATTCATCAATGACTTGATCGTACATTTGGTCAAGGCTCTGACCTTCTGCAACCGTCAATGGTAGCTGTATCGTAGGCTTGTTGATTTGCTGGTTAAGCCAATTAGCAGGACGTTGGTCTTGATGTGATGAATACACAATCGCATCAAACGAAGCAGGATCCAACTTGGTCAATGACTGTAAATGTGACGTAGTCGGTGATATCCCAGGCTTAGGTTCTAAATCAGCAATTTGCGCCATATCTAACCAGTCAAAGAGGTAACGATATGTAGCATGATAACCGACCACTTTTTTACCTTGTAACGGCTCTGCTTTCGTTTCCCACTCTGCCAATTTATTACGCCAGTTGGCACGAAACTTCATTCCATTTCGCATGTAGATATGTGCATTGTCAGGATCAAGCAGTTGTAAACGCTTGGTGACCTCTCTCGATATAGGAATCATATATTCAGCAGCAAACTGAACATGTGGGTTTCCGTGAGCATGGATGTCTCCCATGCTTCGATCGACATGGTCATGGGTATCAAGCATACCTACCATATCGCTCGCGTATAACATGGTGGGCGCGCTATCTTGAACCGCAGGATTACCACTGCGTACTTGCAGCATTGGTAACCAGCCTACTTCTAATTCAGACCCTGAACACATTGCCATATCTGCTTGACGCATTTTGGCAATAAGTGATGGTCTTGCTTGAACATAGTGCGGGTCTTGCTTAGCCGTAGTCGCCGAATAGATGTTGGCATCAGGAGCGTGACTATGAACAAGAGCTTGCCATTCAGGCTCACAAACGAAAATATTCAACGCCATTGCAGACGAAGATGCCATTATAGAT from Vibrio splendidus encodes:
- a CDS encoding metal ABC transporter solute-binding protein, Zn/Mn family, whose protein sequence is MATGVAIVSSSIMASSSAMALNIFVCEPEWQALVHSHAPDANIYSATTAKQDPHYVQARPSLIAKMRQADMAMCSGSELEVGWLPMLQVRSGNPAVQDSAPTMLYASDMVGMLDTHDHVDRSMGDIHAHGNPHVQFAAEYMIPISREVTKRLQLLDPDNAHIYMRNGMKFRANWRNKLAEWETKAEPLQGKKVVGYHATYRYLFDWLDMAQIADLEPKPGISPTTSHLQSLTKLDPASFDAIVYSSHQDQRPANWLNQQINKPTIQLPLTVAEGQSLDQMYDQVIDELLRTLVNPDTSTRS